The following coding sequences lie in one Sorghum bicolor cultivar BTx623 chromosome 6, Sorghum_bicolor_NCBIv3, whole genome shotgun sequence genomic window:
- the LOC110436431 gene encoding uncharacterized protein LOC110436431 produces the protein MAGRGDGAAVSVEEFQELRTQMNDLVQQLQTLQLNIPRREPPPNEDDDIDEEDEPPRRPAGRRRGGRGHGLLNFGRARRIPVQGGRDYDGDDDMLSDMDDHRHGAHRGYRDRHRRLDDDGLSKVKVSIPKFNGKESADDYFEWETKVEQIFDLYPYPPVKKAKLAAIEFSGYAITWWNQLKRLVQGTRTVDEYFQELEMCLLRTGITEDEESTMARFLVGLNKPIADKVDMTNYTCLTELVHFAKRAERQLAGSYKDRASFSAHNSATSWRQSQQHGSGVHTPTSRATSSKHFDSKGKAVSSTQSSSSATAAPRHTSKIECFKCGGHGHKQAECPNRRTIIALADGSYDSQSEEEDEFHNVFADHTLDTCEYSAEDGTFELGLNCLAIQPILTFAPSDMIEDVISPYSNEITSADFDELLADFPDLEPSKMNRSSPYLVVRRVLSTQFVAAEQGQRHNLFQSRCKVKGQVCRFIIDGGSCNNIVSALLVEKLGLPTRRHPHPYHMQWLNNSGTVKVSSMVRLSFSIGDYHGEVDCDIVPMQACHLLLGRPWQFDVDSVHFGRSNKYTFIHNDKKVVLVPLSPEEIYASDVARMKKEESDKRKLSEAANTSKGETSNQSSHIKPLSTTKHHHQNECLFVSRSDLREVRNTTAPFFVLLHKEVLLSTNDLPSSLPSAVLDLLQDFEDVFPDEVPAGLPPLRGIEHQIDLVPGASLPNRPAYRANPEETKEIQRQVKELLDKGYVRESLSPCAVPVLLVPKKDGSWRMCVDCRAINAITVRYRHPIPRLDDMLDELSGSTIFTKIDLRSGYHQIRMKIGDDWKTTFTTKFGLYEWLVMPFGLTNAPSTFMRLMNHVLQAFIGKFVVVYFDDILIYSKSFDEHLDHIHQVLAVLREEKLYANIAKCTFCTDRVVFLGFVVTADGIQVDEEKVKAIKDWPTPTNLTKKDVPFKWGDDQEQAFVELKRKLCEAPLLQLPNFGKTFEIECDASGIGIGGVLLQEGKPIAYFSEKLNGPHLNYSVYDKELYALVRVLEVWQHYLLPKEFVIHSDHEALKYLKSQGKLNRRHAKWIEFIETFPYVVKHKRVLLQEAHAGGLAGHSTTNFFPFEIVYGFKPHTPMDLLPLPLQEQVNLDAAKRSNFIKKLHDETRRNIEKKSAQYAKQANKGKKKVTFQPGDLVWLHLRKDRFPQQRKSKLSPRGDGPFKVLKKINDNAYKIELPPEYSNVSPTFNVKDLLPFVGEPESRTTPSQEGEADEDIPSIHSSSNETPLDISGPITRSRAKHAASDVNPDQASEQGTAAPVATAEDAAPQVTELPAAAAGAEDQSAPASAATSTQPRDEEAARVPPPSTVVEEESRVPTPPAEEGRVLTPPRAGASSPVGSSGLG, from the exons ATGGCAGGACGTGGAGATGGTGCCGCTGTTTCGGTGGAGGAATTTCAGGAGTTGCGTACACAAATGAATGATTTGGTGCAGCAGCTCCAAACTCTCCAATTGAACATACCACGTCGAGAACCGCCACCAAATGAGGATGATGATATTGACGAGGAGGATGAGCCACCGCGTCGTCCCGCTGGTCGTAGACGTGGCGGGCGTGGTCATGGTCTTCTTAATTTTGGTCGTGCTCGGCGCATTCCTGTTCAAGGTGGACGAGattatgatggtgatgatgatatgTTGTCTGACATGGATGATCATCGCCATGGTGCCCATCGTGGTTATCGTGACCGCCACCGTCgccttgatgatgatggtttaAGCAAAGTGAAAGTGTCTATTCCAAAATTTAATGGAAAAGAAAGTGCTGATGATTATTTTGAGTGGGAGACTAAGGTTGAACAGATCTTTGATTTGTATCCTTATCCTCCTGTCAAGAAAGCAAAGCTTGCTGCAATTGAGTTTTCAGGCTATGcaatcacttggtggaatcaa CTAAAACGTCTTGTGCAAGGTACTCGTACTGTTGATGAATATTTTCAAGAATTGGAAATGTGTTTACTTCGTACAGGGATAACTGAAGATGAGGAATCCACAATGGCTCGATTTCTGGTTGGCCTCAATAAGCCCATTGCTGATAAAGTGGATATGACAAACTACACATGTCTCACTGAGTTGGTACATTTTGCAAAAAGGGCAGAACGACAACTTGCTGGATCTTATAAAGATCGTGCTTCATTTTCAGCTCATAATAGTGCTACTTCATGGCGCCAGTCACAGCAGCACGGGTCAGGGGTGCACACACCTACATCTCGTGCAACTTCTTCCAAACATTTTGATTCCAAAGGCAAAGCTGTAAGCTCTACTCAGTCCAGCTCCTCTGCTACTGCAGCCCCAAGGCATACAAGCAAGATTGAGTGTTTTAAGTGTGGTGGTCATGGGCATAAGCAAGCTGAATGTCCCAATCGTCGTACGATTATTGCCCTTGCTGATGGTTCATATGATTCACAAAGtgaagaggaggacgagtttCACAATGTCTTTGCAGATCATACTCTTGACACTTGTGAGTATTCAGCTGAGGATGGTACTTTTGAGCTAGGTCTGAATTGTTTAGCTATTCAACCTATTCTAACTTTTGCTCCCAGTGACATGATAGAAGATGTTATTTCTCCATATTCTAATGAGATTACTAGTGCTGATTTTGATGAGTTGCTTGCTGATTTTCCTGATTTGGAGCCTTCTAAAATGAATAGATCATCTCCTTATTTGGTGGTTAGAAGAGTTCTTTCCACTCAGTTTGTTGCTGCTGAACAAGGACAACGTCATAATTTGTTTCAGTCCCGATGCAAAGTGAAAGGTCAAGTGTGTCGTTTCATCATAGATGGTGGGAGCTGCAATAATATTGTTAGTGCCTTGCTTGTTGAGAAGCTTGGCCTACCAACACGCCGCCATCCACACCCTTACCATATGCAGTGGCTGAATAATTCAGGGACAGTGAAGGTCTCATCCATGGTTCGTTTGTCTTTCTCCATTGGTGACTATCATGGTGAGGTTGATTGTGATATTGTACCCATGCAAGCATGCCATTTGCTGTTGGGTCGTCCATGGCAGTTTGATGTGGATTCGGTGCACTTTGGGCGGTCTAACAAGTATACTTTCATCCACAacgacaagaaggtggttcttgTTCCATTATCTCCAGAAGAGATCTATGCTTCAGATGTGGCTCGCATGAAAAAAGAAGAATCTGACAAAAGAAAATTGAGTGAGGCTGCCAACACTAGTAAGGGAGAGACTTCTAACCAATCTAGCCACATAAAGCCTCTTTCCACTACAAAACACCACCACCAAAATGAGTGCTTATTTGTGAGCAGGAGTGAtttgagagaagtgaggaacaccACAGCCCCATTCTTTGTGCTCTTGCACAAGGAGGTCCTACTTTCAACTAACGATTTACCTTCATCGCTGCCTAGTGCTGTTCTTGATCTCTTACAGGACTTTgaagatgtttttcctgatgaggTACCAGCTGGCCTTCCTCCACTCCGTGGTattgagcatcaaatcgatTTGGTACCTGGAGCTTCTCTTCCCAATCGTCCAGCCTACCGTGCTAATCCTGAAGAAACCAAAGAAATTCAGCGACAGGTAAAAGAGCTTTTGGACAAAGGGTATGTTCGTGAATCTCTAtcaccttgtgctgttccagtactTTTGgtccctaagaaagatggatctTGGCGCATGTGTGTCGATTGTCGTGCCATTAATGCTATAACTGTACGATATCGCCATCCCATTCCTAGGCTTGATGACATGTTAGATGAATTGAGCGGCTCAACTATTTTCACCAAGATTGATTTACGCAGTGGCTATCACCAAATTCGCATGAAAATTGGTGATGATTGGAAGACAACATTTACAACCAAATTTGGCTTGTATGAATGGCTTGTGATGCCCTTTggcttgacaaatgctccttcaacttttatgcgcttaatgaatcatgttttacaagctttcattggcaagtttgtagttgtttattttgatgatattctgatCTATAGCAAATCATttgatgaacatcttgatcatatCCATCAAGTACTTGCTGTTTTGAGGGAAGAGAAATTGTATGCCAACATTGCtaagtgcacattttgcacagatcgtgttgtttttcttggttttgttgtgaCTGCAGATGGCATCCAGGTTGATGAAGAGAAGGTTAAGGCAATAAAGGATTGGCCTACTCCTACAAAT TTGACAAAGAAGGATGTTCCATTCAAATGGGGAGATGACCAAGAGCAAGCCTTTGTAGAGTTAAAAAGAAAGCTTTGTGAAGCACCACTGCTGCAGCTACCTAACTTCGGTAAGACTTTTGagattgaatgtgatgcaagtggtattggcattggaggtgtgctaCTTCAAGAAGGTAAACCTATTgcctacttttctgaaaagttaaATGGTCCACATCTGAATTATTCTGTCTATGATAAAGAGCTTTATGCCTTAGTTCGAGTTTTGGAAgtttggcaacattatttgttacctaaagaatttgtcatccattctgatcatgaagctttgaaatatttaaaaagtcaaggcaaactgaatcgtagacatGCTAAATGGATCGAGTTCATAGAAACATTTCCGTATGTTGTTAAACATAAGCGTG TTCTTTTACAGGAAGCACATGCTGGTGGCTTAGCTGGTC ATTCCACAACAAATTTTTTTCCATTTGAAATTGTTTATGGTTTTAAGCCACATACTCCCATGGATCTTTTGCCTTTACCATTACAGGAACAAGTTAACTTGGATGCAGCGAAGAGATCCAACTTTATCAAGAAGCTACATGATGAGACAAGAAGAAATATTGAGAAGAAATCAGCACAATATGCAAAGCAAGCGAACAAAGGTAAGAAGAAGGTTACATTTCAGCCCGGTGACCTCGTGTGGTTGCATCTACGCAAGGATCGATTTCCCCAACAACGTAAGAGTAAGTTATCACCTAGAGGTGATGGTCCATTCAAGGTTCTAAAAAAGATAAATGATAATGCATACAAAATTGAGCTGCCACCTGAATATTCCAATGTTAGTCCAACATTCAATGTCAAAGACTTGCTTCCATTTGTTGGTGAgcctgagtcgaggacgactccttctcaagagggggaggctgatgaggacatccctagcattcattcatcttcaaatgaaactccacttgatataagtggtccaattacaagaagtagagctaaaca